GCGATTATTGCCGTATAGCTATCCTTTTTAGATGGGGAAAAAGGAAGAAATTACAAGTGAGacagcataaataaaacatcagtgaGAATTATCGGGAATAAATTATTTGCAGTTAAGCACAAATCACAATAGTCATAAAAGGGGGTGGTcacatatttttgaagaatttaaagaagaaattatgagtgaatttttttttttaattacccaTTCAAAAAAAGTCATCAGACTCATTTATTAAGACATATATAGACCTAAAAAGTTAAgagagtaaacaaaaaaatgacaaaataatacagttgaacaaaagacacaaatacacacaaaattgAATGCGATTTGTAATTATAAGTATAAGGTAACAGTTTAGAGTAAAGGCACAGTAGCAGACAGAACCTATCAATAGATCATGCAGATATGATTACTTAACACAAACACAGGAACAAGTCACTACAAATCTCCTATTTAAATTCACATAAACTGAGCTAATTTGTTACATAGTTATATTAGCCTCTACATTAACATAAGGCTTTAGACAGAAGTTGGTTTATTATAATACCTTTGCCATTCGGCAAGGAGAGCTATACAGCTGTCGGGTCATTTATCTGAATACATTAGTAGCCAATAGGACTTTTGAACTATTCACTATAAAGTTTTGTAAATGCCCGTCAACATGTTAGGCTTCTGTAAATACAATTGAAGCGCATGCCATAGTCCACAAAACAAAGACCTAAATGACATCTGTTTTTAGTTGACTGTGGCTGGAAAAAAACTGGATGCTAATTAGACAGCTGATTCTATTACTGCAAATATCACAAAATACATGAAGCAAAACATCAGCACTTGACGGACGCAAGTTAAAGCCGATCTCAACCGTGAGGAGTGGAGTTAGGAATCACAGGATCTTTCTGAATGGTTGGGGAGATGATTTAGTGGTCTCTCAACTGGACAAAACAGAACGCATTGTTACCATGATATACATTCAGTTATTACCTAATATTATATTTAGGAAAAAGAAGTGTTACCTTATTTTTTATCCAGTCTGCGGCTGCAGAAATTGCTTCCCAATTTTTTCCGCATTCAGGCAGTCCTTCACCATCACAGAAAATGCAATCCACCACTAAACTGtcctttatttttacatattcacCGCTGTTTGGGACAGAGCCTGAATCCAGTGTCTCATGGAGAAAAATTACAACAGCAGGTTTGTCTGAAGACAAAAAGAGACAAAGATATTCTGAATAGTCAGAAAAGCTGAAAAAGCTTACCCAGACAGCAACACAGTGTTAGCACAGATCCGGTCAACAATATATTGCTGTCTTGGAAAGCTAATGAAAACATTAACTCAAGATGAGAGTGAATGATACACATATTTAGGtgtctttgtttttccatttttaattttctatttaattttgtatttattaattatctgTCTAAACATactccaaaaaaacaacaacaagccATTGTGTTGATCAGTAAATGTTACTGTTCCTCACCTGATATCTTGTGGTACTCTTGTAATGCTGAAGAGATGTCAGATTGTGAATAAACAGGACAGAAGAGCAGAAGGATTTCACTCTCCTGCACTTTCTGAACTTTCCTCAGAGACACCCGTTGCTGTAAACTCTTTATAAAGTCCTCATCACACTTGAATGTGTCTTTAGTCACATGGACAAAATAATCCACTGGACAGGAGGAATCTCgcacatctgaaaaaaaaaacatttctaaaaccaGACCAGATCACGTGAGGTACATTTTTAAGTCATGTTAAAGAAACACATATGGTTTATGgaatcaaacattttgaaagaaaaaaagtgcctCATGTAACAATcaactgtttttattgatttattcatttgtttttattcaaaaatattttactcactatcaaatattattacaaaagctTTCAATTACTGTCATTGcaaaatgtacacttttaaaGAAATGGCGGTACAAAGATATTTTTGCCGTATAGTCCCATTGACAGCTTTTGAGTATTTTAAGGGTCCAGATTCCAAAAAAATTTCTTATTTCTTGGACAATAATTTGTAGCATGTttggaaaacatatttatatacaaagaGAAGTGAAATATTTGATGTAAAGTTTAGTTTCGATTTAGGTCATAATTATGTCAAATATAACTAAAGACAGTCATTGTAACCTACTAGGTTTCTGTTTTGGAAAATCCACTGTATGTCCTGTGcagaaaaatgacattaataaatataaacatattcagtttttttataactataaaaacaataacaaacacacaaaattatttatatatatagtgtttgtTCTTACCTACTACTGAAGGTGTCAATGTATATGGAGACCTAGATGATTTGTCTGTTTCAAATAAAggacagttttaaaaaatcaaaacaatgaaacaaaaacaacacttcaGTTAAAAAGATGCTTGATTTTCTTTAGATTCGAAATaggctttatttattgataaattGACTTTAACCTACACTGACACGGTACTGTGATGCCTCTTTTTTCtccctgcagaaaaaaaattacaatatgaGTTTAATTAGTAAcatgaaatgtgtttaatacattttagtacaataaatgtattttatgtagcaTATTGTTACACACCTGCTGTTTTAACCAGTTCACAGCTTTGTGAGCCGCATCTGAGTTCTTCTGACACTTCAGTAATCCTGTATCCTCATTGAACAGACAGTCCACTGTGAGTATGTCTGTCCTCTTTACATATTGGCTGCTGTCTAGGACCACTTTCTCAGAGTCAAACGTGTGATGAAGCACCACTAGAACAGTAGGCTTAGAGCCtgtttaaaacaaagacaaatttaaaataattttttatgaaattcttGTACGTGTATCATTTTGAGGCAGAGTATTCTGTGAATTAAAAACTTGATTTAAATGAGTGCGACAACGACAATCAAACAACCTGTAGAGTAAGTGATCTTGTTCAGTGCTGAATCAATGTCAGTTCCAGGTCGAGAAAAAATAGGacagaaaagtaaaataatgtcGCTTTCGTCCACCGTGCGACCTTCCTTCAGATTCTCAATTCGGTTTCTCAGGATGCCATAAAACTCCTTCTGACAGTTTTTTATCTTTCCAGAAAAAATGGAGAACACTTTGACCTTTTCTAGAGAATGAACTGGGACTGAATAAGAACAACAGGGGAACATACAAATATGTTTAGaccaaatgaatgcaaaaaaataataatatagtttaattattttctagGATGGTGACCAGAAAGATGAGCTATTCTATATATTCTTGTATATCTTCTTGTATAACAGCTCTTGACCAAAGTCAAAAATGTGGTATGTCTGATTAAATTAACTTATTACttactaattaataaattattgtgtGACATCCTCCATAAGATACAGACTTACTTGAACTAGGTTCGTTGTTTCccattttcctttttagaaaTGAACTGAACTACAGACACAGAACGTATGGTGAAAATCAGTCACAGTATCTGGATAAACactgtttgacattttaaatagcaaCTTAAGCACAACAATATAACATTTACCCTTGATGTTAGTTGTTCACTTTTTTGTTGGATTTTTCCTGGGGTTGTCAAGTAGTTTGTtgttaaatctgttaaaatgaaaacaacgaGCAACATATAATTAATGTTACTTACTTTCTGTGTTTTATCGAGGTTATATTAACAAAATTCGAGTTTAACCTACTTTGACGTAGATGTATTTTGACACCTGTTTGAATCCTCTGCAAAGAATGATTATAACATGAGCTACACAGTAAGGTGTTTTTCAAATACAATATTGAGTATCTTCTTAAATACCTGTTGTATTAACCAGTTCACAACTTTGTCAGCCGCAGCTAAATTCTTCTGACAGTTCAGTAATCCTGTATCCTCATTGAACAGACAGTCCACTGTGAGTATGTCTGTCCTCTTTACATATCGGCTGCTGTCTGGGATCACTTTCTTCGAGTCAAACGTGTGATGAAGCACCACTAGAACAGCCAGCTGAGTTTCTGTTCAGGAAATGCAGATGAAATAAATCTGTCTAATGTCCTCACCATTAACATATCAGGTATTCCTGAATATtttgatttctaaaaatatttattgcttgAAAGTGACAATAAGCTCAAACAACCTGTCTTGTAATTGAATATTTCAAGAGCTGTGTCAATGTCGGTTCCAGCTCGGGAAACAACGGGACAGAAAGCCAGAATGATGTCGCTCTGGTACACGGACGGATCTTCTGTCAGATTCTCAATTCTGCTTTTTAGTATGTCAGTAAAAGTCTTGTCATAGCATTTTGTATTTCCACTCGAAAAGACATACActttaacatctgaaaaaaatcaacagcatggtaagagaataaaaaaaaaaaagagacaagaaAACCTTGGAAATGTTCATGCTCATGTCCAGTTTCTGCTCCTCCTCTTTCACATTAAGATttcattatgtatattaatacattCTAACTAGCTAACCTTTGTCTGTGAAGATGTCTTTCTGTTATTCGCTAAACGTGAACGTTTCTATCATTCCATTTATTCTGCAGTGGCTGAGACCTTGCTCATGGCTGATCTGCTCCATCCGTCTATATCTTCATGAGAATATGTACATTTGAGCGCAgctgaacaaaattatttattcagatgaatAAATCgagcatatttaaatatctttcaatttttatatgtactcatttattctgtattgaataaatcaaGGCGTgttcaaatttagttttaagCATTCGAACAGAAAAGATCACGCAATCTATTTCAATCTATTTTGACAACGAAAGATGGAATTTGATCAAGCTATCTGAAACTCTGAATCCTTATCACACCATAACATCTGGAAAATTCagcgttttaaaataaaagaagagagACAAGAAAATCTTTGAAAGAATTAGTTATAtatcataatacattttaactagCTAACCTGTCTGTTAACATGTCTTTCTATTATTCTATTAGTTCAGCAGTCACTGAGACCTTGGCTGGTCTGCTACGTCCACTATCTTCATTAGAATATGTATGTTCAAGTGCAGCTGAACtttgaaatatacattaaaatgcattctggCAAGCTATCAATGTGACATGAACACCTACCACTGGCCAGTGATTTCTGACTTGAACATGCCGGTTGTTGATTACGCAAATAGGAGGTATTGTTTCCTGGTGTAGTTTCCACCGGTTCACTGGTATCCATCTCCATCTTTGAGAAATCCATGCTCTCATTCATACGTCTGCTTGTATATTCCTGTTGTGTGTCTTTCTTCTCAGTCTGATCCTGGTTCTCTTCAATGTTTATGTCTGTCTGCATCGCTGCAGCATCGGCGCCCTGGGGATCTTTCTTTTGCAGATCGTTTTTTTCTAGAGTATTGAAAActttacaaaataaagcatgttaaattcttaataaatgtttatatacatacatatactacacacacacgtattttattctgttgtgaATAAATCCAGATTATTTAAATCCAGATTATTCACAGAACTTACCTGCCAATAAAGCAGAATTTACCATGTTTATTCTCTCCATATCAGTCCATTGTTTTTCAGTCTATCAAGAAGATTGCCCATTAATGATTTTTTGAAATGACAAATGGAAACTTAAATGTTTACTTAAACCTTATTGGATCATAGAGACCTACAAAACATActttcagttttgcatttgtttcataaatattaGAAGAAAATCACACTGTATTAAAGTAAGTTGcagactgtttatttttctattaccTGTTCAGTCCCTAGTGTGGTTATTTGTTGAGACGTTTCATTCTGATCTTTATAGGTCTGTAATGCTGCCGGGAAACATGGGGAAATCAAAGTAAAACACTGAATATGTAAAAACAGTTCGTTTatgatgaaaacatttttttaactttgaatGAAACTTGCCACTCTTTCAAAATTTTGTAAGGCTAGTGGGAAtagatgatttattaatttgtaatacAGTCCTATGTATTACAGTCCATTCTGACAGGAGTTTAGAAGTAGTTTAGAATAAAGCTACAGTATATGAAACACTCACATGCTCTTATTGTTATTTCCGCCATCTTGTTTCCACTGGTGACCTGACAGAGGTAATCACCAACACATGATTCTTTGACATCCTTCAGCTGTAAGGACACAATTCCTCTCTTCAGCTCCTCGATGCATAGACTCATTATGCCTTTATAACTCTCTCCCTCTATCAGCCGTCTGTTCttatagaaacacacacattctgtttCCTTAAACCATCTGATCTCCATATCGACAGCACTGAATACAGGAGATAAGTGACACCGAAGGGTGGAATCTCTTTGAGAATCTTCAAATAATTTTATGCGAAACTCATCTGTgttggaaaaagagaaaaatgtcacACAAAATGATTATTGCCTTTTATAACATTGCCTATTAATGGCATTTTTAATAGGAAGAAGCACTTACTGTTGCTGTCAGCCCCCATTTTCTCTCCTAAACAGGAagataaaacacagaaagaTCACAGACTATCATTTGATTAGTCTACTTATTcactaatgtaaatgtaagtaattttgttgttattattattattattattattattattattattattatttgagctTAAAcaagctcaaaccagcatccatTCTTTAAAACCTACCTAATCaacatgtgcttttttttttttaaacaggtaAATCCGAAAACGTGAATAACgtttatttttgcatacaaCAAACACGCACtctttatgaaacaaaaaaaaatagtgcagGCTACATTACGAAAAACAAAAacgcaatctttttttttttttttacagtcagtCTGACGGACCCAGATGTATTTTAGAATCGTCACAAATGTTAATGAAAGTCAAGGGAAATGAAAACAAGCAGGTCTAAATGTTGTCGTGAGCTTTGCTTACCTTTTTTCTGCAGATTCACTGCCTGCTGCCTCAGAAAGATAAACCGAAAAACCCACTAGTCAAACTAGTCAACAAGTCAAAAATTCTTTCACTTTCCTTTTCTTTGAAGCAGCAGTTTTAAACACCTCCCGAATAATTACGTAAACTAGACCAAGCATTTTTTCCACTGAATTTTAGTAGCCTGTGACCTCTCGGGCTGTTTTCGCCAGTTAGCATGAAATGATACCACGGTCATTATATTCTTTTGCAATAGCATACGTAAGCTATGCGATTGAAAAGAAGGATTAAAAACTGAAAGCTGCCTTAAACGATTTGTAAAGACGTTTGCTGTTGCTGAGAAGGCTACcatttgtttgaatttgacTGTTATCACTCTTCCTATTTAATTTGCATCATTTATATTGACTGGGggcagtttgtttttaatgggctGCAGTTTCCCAGTAGAGGGCTCCATTTGATTATGACAGTATACACAAGCAACAGCTATGAGGGGAATTTTGCAGCAGACTTCTAGCGGGATTATGTGACAATAAAAGGAAGATCGCGAGACTTTGGTGTGAGATTTAGAGTGGAGTTGGATGCATTTAACACAACATAACGTATAGTAAATAACGTAAGGGAGTTACTGTCAAGCTgcttacaaaattattttaatgaataaataaatctgttcaTTAAAGATCAGTTTTAAGGTACAGTATGTAAGATTGACAGCTAGCGGTTGAAATTGGTACTGCGAAAACGCATTCGCCCCGGATCGATAAAAACAGCTGTAAACATACGTGTTTCCTAAATATCTATAAACTcacaatgctatttttttttctttataaaagtaaaaaaaaatacttacatAGAACACCGGGACGTTTTAGACTTAAAACGTTTTATTTGGCGTAAGGATTTATAACAGGGCGTGTAGCTGCAGTTCAACTGAATCTGAAAGTGAAAGAGTTAGTGACAGAGCAGTTTGAACGGGTAGGTTGTATGACACTTCTGCTCTGCAGTTCAGCTGACACCGGATATTTAAAGTAGAAAGGTAAGTAAAGGCCATGAAAAAACACTACCGTTATTATTTAGCCTTTATTATTCATCTGTGACCGGATAATCGTGCTTACTGTTTTGCTCTGTACTCTGTTTTGCGTTTGCCCAAGCTAATGTAATGAGTCGTTGGCGTTGTTAcgtaattattataaaaatgacaaaataaatgcgGTGTAGACAAAGTGGAACTGTAATCGGACACAGCTGTTAACTGTTAAACTGTGTAGTTAAATTAGTAACCTACATAAAGGTTAACGATTACATACAAGGATTACATTTCTCTTCCCATCCGTTGCCAGTGACTGACCATCACAAACagactataaaatataatttaaacgcAAAACATCTTTGGGGGGGGCTGGGGGTGCCAGTGCCCCCTGCAGGCCACCACATACTTGTTCATCCCTCATTCAGCAGCAAGAAGTGCTTTTTAGTGTCCAGAGGTGCAAAGGAAAGACATGAAATAAgtgttttatacataaaaatgatagaaatgATGTGTTTAGTCTGTGTTGTGGGGGTGACATCGAGGTGTTAATCTAAAAAATCAATCTGTTCTCACTATGAGCCTTGTATTCCTTTTTAGGAGAGAAAATGGCATTTCCATGCaaaagtaagtttttttttttttttttttaattagctgattttattttgattcatacTCTTTGTTTGATAATCATATGCACacgtttttctctttttccctcaCAGATGAGATTATCGTCCTTGGCGAAGCTCACAGTGCCGATATCAAACTGGGGTCTGATGTCACTGTACTGTGTCCTCTGCCATCTGAAATCAATGCTGCTGACGTAGACATCAGGTGGTTTAAGGGAACAGACTGTCTGTGTGTCTATATAGAAGAACAGACGATTGCAGGGGTGGGCTATAAGGGCAGAGTGAAATTGATTATGGAGATGGAGAGAGGAAATATTTCATTAGAACTGAAGGACTTCAGAGAGTCAGATGTTGGAGATTACCTGTGTCAGGTGGTCAGTGGAGgcagaacagaaaagaaaacagtaaGACTATGTGAGTATTCCACGTAGCTTAACAAGTAGAAAactcattataaaaaaagtctCAAGGAGTTTATAATTGATATAATCCCACATAGCTGTTCAAATACAAATTGAGATCCTTTGATCtgatatgcataaaaatgtgtaaaagcaCAGTTGATTAAAATGATGATcaattaaaatgatgtttagTCCTACAGACCAAGAATTGTAAATTGTTAATGAGTGAGGtggtaatgttttttatactcTACAAACTATCTATTCTCTGAATCTAACCAtcacaaatctctctctctctctctctctctctctctctctcttatttatttatgcttgcTATGCAAAACTCCTATGAAGATACTGCATTTCTTCTGCCTGAGGTgagagaatttttattttacattgagTGAggttttttctatatttttttgagACAAATGTTACTAATTTAGAGTATATTTTGTTAATCACTCATCTAAAATAAGACTTAAAGTCactatagaaaatatttatttagaaatgttgaaattttgacagtaaaaaatgcatgcatattcaGTCAAGATTGTTTAAAGGGAAAAcactgtacactgtaaaaagtgatAAGTTgacttaacttaaaaatattgaGGAAACCCGTTgctttaaaactattaattaaataaaaaataaaaaaagtgaacttGGACAGTtgaaataacttatttttttcattattattttatttacataattttatggcaatatttttaagtgaacttatCACTTTTTACAATGTACCATTTTTTGAATGCATTGAATGACTACCAACAGTAATATTAGATTggaatatatttctatttataatgttatgtgAGATTTTGATTAAAGTATTAAGCGTAATGTCCTATGACAGGTTCAAATAGAAGTGATACACTGGCAACattaaagtaaatacatttattaactaCAGCGCTGTCATGTGTTGTGTGTTTCACACACCATCAAACATAAATCTTTCAAAGCTTACTTCTTCTCAACAGACTACCCCAGAACAGAAcgatgaaataaaaatggaaaaatctgTGTTAATGGCAGGTGAGTTTTAGGATCTTTTTTTGTTaggatgttttttaaagatcagAAGATTCAAGGAACTTTTTGGGTTTAGTTTGTTAAAGTCAATGCAAAAGACACAAGGCAccttaaagaaacaaacatttttatttgcccaATGAGATATCCACATCACAGGAGAGATTCaattatgattatgatgattatgatgaaATTGTGCGTAGCTTAAACCTGTGCacagttttatatttagttacattaaaaaggttttaattaaGTCTACAATGTTACCCCATCCTAACATGGGTTTCTATCAAGGCTGGAACACAAGAAGTCAGAATCCATGGTGGCGCTCATCGATTACTCAGGAAAAAGGTGTATATAAAGAATATTACTGTCTTAAATTCGTTGTTGATTGTGTGTGTAGTTATCACAGAGCTGAAAGACACAAAAcaggaatgcaaaaaaaaggatGCAGAAATCGAAGAACTTAAAGCTGAATGTCTGCAAACAGCTGAAGAGCTTAAGAAGAGAAACACACAACAGGAGAACATGCACAATCCAGCAAAAGAACTGAATACCAATGAATTACATCAAGATAATCTAGAAAGCAAAACTACATCTCtggaaaaacaacagaacattGGTTGGTATTACTGTTTGTACAACAGCTGGTGTTGCTGGTGTAATCAGagcatgtttttatgtaatagtttgacagcatatatttgtgtattcaGAAGTTTTAACCATATGTGCAGATAGTGACAAAAACAGATCAGCCATAGTACAGCAGATCCTTATCCTgcatattattgtaatttttttacttttgtgggTTGTCATAAACGAGTCTTCCCCTCATTCTACAATGTGTGCGGTTTGAAATATTTCGGCACATTCATAACattcttttctttgcttttgaaTTTTACAGAAGTACTAAAAGTGTTCACTCATTTTTGTGGAACCGCAAATGCATTGCATAAAGTGCACCAGACCTTTATTGACACTCTGggaaagaaaaatctgaatctgaGCAAAGTTGATACCCTGGATGAGAGTGAAGTCTTTATGATTTTTTGTCTCGTTTCTCAAATGGAAACTGAAATTGATGGAGCACTTAAAAGATTTGAAGGCGAATCAGGTTGTTACACTTTACTGcactgttttgaataaaattatttaaagttataatatgtttttaatttttaagtgtgaagtatatattaattgtaatttttggagacaaaatagtttaaaataagttaagTCCATTTTCTTTAACAGGCTCTAAGCTGGCTGTTCTAGTGGTGCTTTATCCCATGACTGGCCCAGAGAAACCGGTCCTAGACAACAGCAAGTATATCAACAGGACAGACATACTCACAGTAGACTGTCTGTTCAATGAGGATACAGGATTACTAAAGTGTCAGAAGAACTCAGATGCACTTGACAAAGTTATAAACTGCTTAAAAGAACGGGTATTTAACAAGGTGCTCCTAAATGTATAATATGAGAAGTGTTACTATTTGTTTAGTAATCTTATGCTGTAATAATTCATTGCAGAGGGCAAAAGCAGGTGCCGACGTTTGTCCACCTCAAGGTAggttaaagtgatttttttcagtaaacataacccttattttatttaaattcttctGATTGTTTTTGTCACACTCTGATCAAGAAGACAACACTCTGAACTCAGGTAgagaaattcagctttaattaaACAAGGCAGAGAGCGGCATGCAGCCGTCAAACGGACTCAAAACAGATAGATATCTATAAACAACAACTTCAACAGAGAAAGTCTAAAAGTCTTTCCTTGACATGATGATTATAGACACAGCAAAGTCCTTAGGACAAGCAAGCAGGCAGGTCGGGGTGTGACCAAAGCAGAAGGTAGGCAATCTTGAGATCTGCCATTGACTGACTGAAGTAAATGAGTTTTAAAGGGACGTGGGTAAGTGGCTACATGTGCGGGTAATTCAGGTGATTGAGATTGTGAGTAGGTGGCGGGATCGGCTGGTGGAGGCAGTGACGGCGTGACaggtttataattttttcaactaattttatctattttacaGACCCAGATCAAGTAGGATCACACAATTCAACAAAGGTAAGTATCATATCATTACATTTAAGTAGCTTTTAAAGTGCTGGAGGTTTTACACAGCTGTTGTGTGTCTGCAGGATGAAGTTGAATCTGAATCAGTCCAGAGAGAGCCAAGTGAGTCTGTTTCTTATCAGGGACTTCTTAACAATAACTGC
This genomic interval from Puntigrus tetrazona isolate hp1 chromosome 5, ASM1883169v1, whole genome shotgun sequence contains the following:
- the LOC122345659 gene encoding uncharacterized protein LOC122345659 → MGADSNNEFRIKLFEDSQRDSTLRCHLSPVFSAVDMEIRWFKETECVCFYKNRRLIEGESYKGIMSLCIEELKRGIVSLQLKDVKESCVGDYLCQVTSGNKMAEITIRASLQTYKDQNETSQQITTLGTEQTEKQWTDMERINMVNSALLAVFNTLEKNDLQKKDPQGADAAAMQTDINIEENQDQTEKKDTQQEYTSRRMNESMDFSKMEMDTSEPVETTPGNNTSYLRNQQPACSSQKSLASDVKVYVFSSGNTKCYDKTFTDILKSRIENLTEDPSVYQSDIILAFCPVVSRAGTDIDTALEIFNYKTETQLAVLVVLHHTFDSKKVIPDSSRYVKRTDILTVDCLFNEDTGLLNCQKNLAAADKVVNWLIQQRIQTGVKIHLRQNLTTNYLTTPGKIQQKSEQLTSRFSSFLKRKMGNNEPSSIPVHSLEKVKVFSIFSGKIKNCQKEFYGILRNRIENLKEGRTVDESDIILLFCPIFSRPGTDIDSALNKITYSTGSKPTVLVVLHHTFDSEKVVLDSSQYVKRTDILTVDCLFNEDTGLLKCQKNSDAAHKAVNWLKQQGEKRGITVPCQYKSSRSPYTLTPSVTGHTVDFPKQKPNVRDSSCPVDYFVHVTKDTFKCDEDFIKSLQQRVSLRKVQKVQESEILLLFCPVYSQSDISSALQEYHKISDKPAVVIFLHETLDSGSVPNSGEYVKIKDSLVVDCIFCDGEGLPECGKNWEAISAAADWIKNKLRDH